CTGAGGAACCGCTTCGGCATCGACAGTTTGGTCGACATGCGAACTGGGCGGAGAACTTCCCGAAAGAACGTTGTGACCCGCCGCAGCCATAATTTGTTCTCGATCAAGATTGCAACTCGCAGCCAAGTTCTCGAGTTCTTGCACCAGCGATTCCATTGTTACATCGCCAGGAGAACTCGAGTCGGAATCGATATCCGTGCTGATCAGGATTCGGAACCTGTCTCGTCCGATCTGGATCTTATCTCGATTCCGTAGCAAACACAGGTCGTTCTTTGGCAACGGCCGTCCATTTACGATCGTAGGGTTGCGGCTGCCAAAATCCACGATGGCGACAGCCCTGCGTCGCTGAATGATTGCGCAGTGCCGGCGACTT
Above is a window of Rubripirellula tenax DNA encoding:
- a CDS encoding FHA domain-containing protein, giving the protein MQTLYLLMNVVLVYRAGDRRGNQIMIDRSDFHIGRRTDAHLCINSRLVSRRHCAIIQRRRAVAIVDFGSRNPTIVNGRPLPKNDLCLLRNRDKIQIGRDRFRILISTDIDSDSSSPGDVTMESLVQELENLAASCNLDREQIMAAAGHNVLSGSSPPSSHVDQTVDAEAVPQFETTIQIPSASETVSEGIDGVAGDGHGTEGVGSKEPQKLPSHLRPKEPVNSQSAAENALRKIFNRR